Proteins encoded in a region of the Methanofastidiosum sp. genome:
- a CDS encoding DnaJ domain-containing protein, which translates to EPIKKDIDSLEVLIKKFGCTPNASIEEIKKRKKVLNMMYHPDFNVNKPDQVKKEMEDMLKEINEIYQKILIKKGEK; encoded by the coding sequence AGAGCCAATCAAAAAAGATATTGATTCTCTTGAAGTGTTGATAAAAAAGTTTGGCTGCACTCCCAATGCATCAATTGAAGAGATTAAAAAGAGGAAAAAAGTACTGAACATGATGTACCACCCAGATTTCAATGTAAATAAGCCTGATCAAGTCAAGAAAGAAATGGAAGATATGTTAAAAGAAATAAATGAAATCTATCAGAAAATCTTGATCAAAAAAGGAGAAAAATAA